The Pseudomonas sp. MPC6 nucleotide sequence AGAAGAGAATTTATTTGCCCTCCGGCCACCACGTGTCCGAAGGAAGCGGCCTTGGCGATCCACATGATTCCAGTGTTCTCATCTTTGGAGACGCCCTTGCCGCAGATGAAGCAGTTGCCGAGATAGTGCATGGCATCAGGGTGCCCTTGATCGGCTGAAGCGCGCCACCAATACAACGCCACTTCATGCTTTCCAAGTTCATCGAACATCTGGGCCAGATCGTTTTGCGCATCGGCGTTTCCCGCATCGGCCGAAATGATCAGATCAATATCCTCATAGGTGAGCGGGACTGAGATGAAGGGAAGGACGTCATCCAGCGCAACCATCGTTCTTCCCCGATCGCTGCCGGTACGGCCTACGACTTTGGCGGACACTCTGCGCCACCAGGTGCGTTTGCTGTGCTCACTCATGGCTATTGCTGAATCAAGACCTATCGATCGCATAATTTCTCCTTAGGGTTGAAATGGGCATTAGCGAGTGGCAAGCAGTAACGGTATTGAGACCCACTCTGCCGAACAGAATGTCGTCTTGCAACAATAGGCCCGTTGTCGACTTGGGTGGCGGATTTGAAATGAAATGGAAGCAATAATCCTGCCGATGCTCCAGCTGCGGGGACTGCTGTCCTCAGGCCAGGTGACCCGGCCTTCGCGCCCTATGGCTGGGATTTTGGCCAGTTGGTCTACGGCGGCGAAGAAAGGGCAACGAAGTGAGGTCAAGTAGTTGCACGGTGTAGTTTGATCAGCATTTTGTGCTGGCCCAATGAAAAAGGCGCGCTCTAGAAAGCGCGCCTTCCTTTATCCCGGCAGGATACATTTCGATCCCGCAAGTCATTCAGACGATCTTCAACCCTTCAAACGGGTTCCACCCTTGCGAGCCTTTTTCCTGCTTCAGGTAATACGCATAGTTGGCGCTCAACCCGTACATCAGTGCAAAGACGACGTTCAGGCCGCTGCCCAAGGCATTGGGCAATTC carries:
- a CDS encoding tetratricopeptide repeat protein, yielding MSEHSKRTWWRRVSAKVVGRTGSDRGRTMVALDDVLPFISVPLTYEDIDLIISADAGNADAQNDLAQMFDELGKHEVALYWWRASADQGHPDAMHYLGNCFICGKGVSKDENTGIMWIAKAASFGHVVAGGQINSLLRFTNTGAR